A single Deinococcus planocerae DNA region contains:
- the purU gene encoding formyltetrahydrofolate deformylase — MTATSDSHKPSPPGLDPLNTATLTITCPDRGGIVAAVSQFLHNHGANIIHSDQHSTDPAGGTFFMRMEFHLDGLDLARGPFERAFSIVVAEPFGMDWRLSYTTQPKRMAILVSKYDHCFLDLLWRKRRGELNVEIPLIISNHEELRRDAEMFGIPFHVVPVTKENKAEAEAEQVRLMREADADFAVLARYMQILSGDFLSGFGRPVINIHHSFLPAFIGANPYRAAFNRGVKLIGATSHYVTEELDAGPIIAQDVIPVTHRETPDTLMRLGRDVERQVLARAVKAHVEDRVLVHGNKTVVF, encoded by the coding sequence ATGACGGCCACGTCCGACTCCCACAAGCCCAGCCCCCCGGGGCTCGACCCGCTGAACACCGCCACCCTGACCATCACCTGCCCGGACCGGGGGGGCATCGTGGCCGCCGTCTCGCAGTTCCTCCACAACCATGGGGCGAACATCATCCACTCCGACCAGCACTCCACCGATCCCGCGGGCGGCACCTTCTTCATGCGGATGGAGTTTCACCTCGACGGCCTCGACCTCGCGCGCGGGCCCTTCGAGCGGGCTTTTTCCATCGTCGTCGCCGAGCCCTTCGGCATGGACTGGCGGCTGAGCTACACCACCCAGCCCAAACGCATGGCGATCCTGGTGAGCAAGTACGACCACTGCTTCCTCGACCTGCTGTGGCGCAAGCGGCGGGGCGAGTTGAACGTGGAGATTCCCCTGATCATCTCCAACCACGAGGAGTTGCGGCGGGACGCGGAGATGTTCGGCATCCCCTTCCACGTCGTGCCCGTGACGAAGGAAAACAAGGCGGAGGCCGAGGCCGAGCAAGTGCGGCTGATGCGGGAGGCCGACGCCGACTTCGCCGTCCTCGCCCGCTACATGCAGATTCTCTCGGGCGACTTTCTGAGCGGCTTCGGGCGGCCCGTTATCAACATCCACCACTCCTTCCTGCCCGCCTTCATCGGCGCCAACCCGTACCGGGCGGCCTTCAACCGGGGCGTCAAGCTCATCGGCGCGACGAGCCACTACGTGACGGAAGAACTCGACGCCGGGCCGATCATCGCCCAGGACGTGATTCCCGTGACCCACCGTGAGACGCCCGACACGCTGATGCGCCTGGGCCGCGACGTGGAACGGCAGGTCCTCGCCCGCGCGGTGAAGGCCCACGTGGAGGACCGGGTGCTGGTGCACGGGAACAAGACGGTGGTGTTCTAG
- a CDS encoding aminopeptidase has product MQTNPAGPLKYDPERHAALLADYCLTAGVGERLLVAGGTEAVPLVREVTRALLRRGARPVVRLDYPGQDDDFAAFGQGDVLDSAHPADLADVEALDGSLRILTPEPDTDGNAAGLARLTAARAPIAAARSRKKWSLTLYPTAHAAAQAGMTEDEFGAFVMRAMFLDRPDPVAAWGEVRERQAKLIERLTRADRVRIEAPGTDLTLRVGGRTWANSDGKRNMPSGEVFTGPLEDSAEGVVTFTVPAGYSGRMVRGARLVFRAGEVVEASAEEGEDVLHAALATDPGARRLGELGIGTNEGIQTPTGNILFDEKIGGTVHLALGRSYPETGGVNGSAIHWDLITDLRAGGRLSVDGEVLQEEGQFFE; this is encoded by the coding sequence GTGCAGACCAATCCAGCGGGCCCCCTCAAGTACGACCCCGAGCGTCACGCCGCCCTGCTCGCCGACTACTGCCTGACGGCGGGCGTGGGCGAACGGCTGCTCGTCGCGGGCGGCACCGAGGCCGTCCCCCTCGTGCGGGAGGTGACGCGGGCCCTCCTGAGACGCGGCGCCCGTCCGGTGGTCCGGCTCGACTACCCCGGCCAGGACGACGACTTCGCGGCCTTCGGGCAAGGCGACGTGCTCGACTCTGCCCACCCCGCCGACCTCGCGGACGTGGAGGCGCTCGACGGCAGCCTGCGGATTCTGACCCCCGAGCCGGACACGGACGGGAACGCCGCCGGGCTCGCCCGCCTGACCGCCGCCCGCGCGCCCATTGCCGCCGCCCGGTCGAGGAAGAAGTGGAGCCTCACCCTCTACCCCACCGCCCACGCCGCCGCCCAGGCAGGGATGACGGAAGACGAATTCGGCGCCTTCGTCATGCGCGCGATGTTCCTCGACCGCCCCGACCCGGTGGCCGCCTGGGGCGAGGTACGCGAGCGGCAGGCGAAATTGATCGAGCGCCTGACCCGCGCCGACCGCGTGCGGATCGAGGCGCCCGGCACCGACCTCACCCTGCGAGTCGGCGGGAGGACCTGGGCGAACAGCGACGGCAAACGCAACATGCCGAGCGGCGAGGTCTTCACCGGGCCGCTGGAGGACAGCGCCGAGGGCGTGGTGACCTTCACCGTCCCGGCGGGGTACAGCGGGCGGATGGTGCGCGGGGCCCGGCTCGTCTTCCGGGCGGGCGAGGTCGTGGAGGCGAGCGCCGAGGAGGGTGAGGACGTGCTGCACGCGGCCCTCGCCACCGACCCCGGCGCGCGGCGGCTCGGGGAACTCGGCATCGGCACGAACGAGGGCATCCAGACGCCGACCGGCAACATCCTCTTCGACGAGAAGATCGGCGGCACCGTCCACCTCGCCCTGGGCCGCTCCTACCCGGAGACGGGCGGGGTGAACGGGAGCGCGATCCACTGGGACCTGATCACCGACCTGCGGGCGGGCGGGCGGTTGAGCGTGGACGGGGAAGTGCTTCAGGAGGAAGGGCAGTTCTTCGAGTGA